The genomic region GTCGCCGGCCGGCATGTCGACTTCCGAGAGGAGCGCTGAACGTCATGCGCGAGGGAATCCACCCGTCGTACGGTCCCGTCGTCTTCCGGGACCGGGCCGCGAACCACGCTTTCCTGACCCGCTCGACCCTCGTCGCTCCGGCGAGCGGGAAGGCGATCGAGTGGGAGGACGGCAACACCTACCCGGTCGTCGACGTCGAGATCTCGAACGTGAGCCACCCCTTCTGCACGGGGACGGCCCGCGTCATGGATACGGCAGGCCGCGTGGAGCGCTTTGAGCGACGATTCGGCAGGCGCGACGGCGAGCGCGACGACCAGCGTCGGAACCAGCG from Streptomyces sp. NBC_00878 harbors:
- a CDS encoding type B 50S ribosomal protein L31 yields the protein MREGIHPSYGPVVFRDRAANHAFLTRSTLVAPASGKAIEWEDGNTYPVVDVEISNVSHPFCTGTARVMDTAGRVERFERRFGRRDGERDDQRRNQREDQRDDHRGER